One window from the genome of Pseudomonas fluorescens encodes:
- a CDS encoding catalase — translation MSQTKTLTTASGAPVADNQNSRSAGPRGPLLLDDFHLIEKLAHFNRENIPERRVHAKGSGAYGTFTVTQDITQYTSAKLFESIGKQTPTFLRFSTVGGERGSADTERDPRGFALKFYTEEGNWDIVGNNTPVFFIRDPLKFPDFIHTQKRLPQSNLKSAQAMWDFWSHSPEALHQVTILFSDRGIPDGYRHMHGFGSHTYSLISAQGERHWVKWHYKTLQGIKNLAPAEAARLAGTDPDYAQRDLFEAIERGDFPKWRVCIQIMSEAQAAAHYENPFDVTKTWSQKEFPLIEVGVLELNRNPLNYFAEVEQAAFGPSNMVPGVGLSPDRMLQGRVFAYADAHRYRVGTNHQQLPVNAPRSPVNTYQRDGAMAFGSNGGAAPNYEPNSYVEAPKQAPRYAEPALALSGAADRYDHREDTDYYSHAGALFRLMSDEQKALLINNIAGAMAGVSADVVDRQLQHFFRADAAYGEGIAKALGVQLN, via the coding sequence ATGAGCCAGACCAAAACGCTTACGACCGCCAGCGGCGCTCCTGTCGCCGATAACCAGAACTCTCGTTCCGCCGGCCCGCGCGGCCCGCTGCTGCTCGACGATTTTCACCTGATCGAAAAGCTTGCTCACTTCAACCGCGAGAACATTCCCGAGCGTCGCGTGCACGCCAAAGGATCGGGGGCCTACGGCACCTTTACCGTCACCCAGGACATCACCCAGTACACCAGCGCCAAGTTGTTCGAGTCGATCGGCAAGCAAACACCGACCTTCCTGCGGTTCTCCACCGTGGGTGGCGAGCGTGGTTCGGCCGACACTGAACGCGATCCGCGGGGTTTCGCCCTGAAGTTCTACACCGAGGAAGGCAACTGGGACATCGTTGGCAACAACACGCCGGTGTTCTTCATCCGTGATCCGTTGAAATTTCCGGATTTTATCCACACCCAGAAGCGTCTGCCGCAAAGCAACCTGAAAAGTGCCCAGGCGATGTGGGATTTCTGGTCCCATTCGCCTGAGGCGCTGCACCAGGTCACCATCCTGTTTTCCGACCGAGGTATTCCGGATGGCTACCGCCACATGCACGGCTTCGGCAGCCACACCTACAGCCTGATCAGCGCACAGGGTGAGCGGCACTGGGTGAAGTGGCACTACAAGACCCTGCAAGGCATCAAGAACCTTGCGCCGGCAGAAGCGGCACGCCTGGCGGGTACCGACCCGGATTATGCCCAGCGTGACTTGTTCGAGGCCATTGAGCGCGGTGACTTCCCGAAATGGCGCGTCTGCATCCAGATCATGAGCGAGGCCCAGGCCGCGGCCCATTACGAGAACCCGTTCGACGTGACCAAGACCTGGTCGCAGAAAGAGTTTCCGTTGATCGAAGTGGGTGTGCTCGAACTCAACCGCAACCCGCTGAATTACTTCGCTGAAGTCGAGCAGGCGGCGTTTGGCCCGAGCAACATGGTGCCAGGGGTTGGTCTCTCGCCGGATCGCATGCTGCAGGGCCGTGTCTTCGCCTACGCCGATGCGCACCGCTACCGTGTGGGCACCAATCACCAGCAGTTGCCGGTGAATGCGCCACGTAGCCCGGTCAACACTTATCAGCGCGACGGTGCCATGGCGTTTGGCAGCAATGGCGGGGCGGCTCCGAACTACGAGCCTAACAGCTATGTGGAGGCACCGAAGCAGGCGCCGCGTTATGCGGAGCCGGCACTGGCCCTCAGTGGCGCGGCGGATCGTTACGATCATCGCGAAGACACGGACTACTACAGCCACGCCGGTGCGCTGTTCCGTTTGATGAGCGACGAGCAGAAAGCGTTGCTGATCAACAATATCGCCGGCGCGATGGCCGGTGTATCGGCGGATGTCGTTGACCGTCAGCTCCAGCATTTCTTCAGGGCGGACGCCGCTTATGGAGAAGGTATCGCAAAGGCGTTGGGCGTACAGCTTAACTAA
- the bfr gene encoding bacterioferritin: protein MQGHPDVIDYLNTLLTGELAARDQYFIHSRMYEDWGFTELYERINHEMEEEAQHADALMRRILMLEGTPRMRPDDLDVGTTVPDMLAADLRLEYKVRAALCKGIELCEQHNDYVTREILRIQLNDTEEDHTYWLEKQLGLIKLIGLENYLQSQF from the coding sequence ATGCAAGGTCACCCAGATGTAATCGATTACCTCAACACGTTGCTGACAGGCGAACTGGCAGCCCGTGATCAATATTTCATCCACTCGCGGATGTACGAGGACTGGGGTTTCACCGAGCTCTACGAACGTATCAACCATGAGATGGAAGAAGAAGCCCAGCACGCCGATGCATTGATGCGCCGGATCCTGATGCTCGAAGGCACGCCGCGGATGCGTCCGGATGACTTGGATGTCGGGACCACCGTGCCCGATATGTTGGCCGCTGACCTGCGCCTGGAATACAAAGTCCGCGCCGCGCTGTGCAAAGGCATCGAGCTCTGCGAGCAGCACAACGACTATGTGACCCGCGAGATCCTGCGTATCCAGCTTAACGACACCGAAGAAGACCACACCTACTGGCTGGAGAAGCAGTTGGGTCTGATCAAGTTGATTGGCCTGGAAAACTACCTGCAATCACAGTTCTGA
- the uvrA gene encoding excinuclease ABC subunit UvrA translates to MDKILIRGARTHNLKNIDLTLPRDKLIVITGLSGSGKSSLAFDTLYAEGQRRYVESLSAYARQFLSMMEKPDVDTIEGLSPAISIEQKSTSHNPRSTVGTITEIYDYLRLLYARVGIPRCPDHDIPLEAQTVSQMVDLVLAQPEGSKLMLLAPVVRERKGEHLMVFEELRAQGFVRARVNGKLCELDELPKLDKQKKHSIDVVVDRFKVRADLQQRLAESFETALKLADGIALVAPMDDEPGEEIIFSARFACPICGHAISELEPKLFSFNNPAGACPTCDGLGVKQFFDTKRLVNGELTLAEGAIRGWDRRNVYYFQMLGSLAAHYKFSLDKPFNELPADQQKSILHGSGSQNVDFKYLNDRGDIVKRSHPFEGIVPNLERRYRETESASVREELAKFLSTQPCPDCRGTRLRREARHVWVGEKTLPAVTNLPIGDATDYFGGLKLTGRRGEIADKILKEIRERLQFLVNVGLDYLTLDRSADTLSGGEAQRIRLASQIGAGLVGVMYILDEPSIGLHQRDNDRLLGTLKHLRDIGNTVIVVEHDEDAIRLADYVVDIGPGAGVHGGHIVAQGTAAEVMAHPDSLTGKYLSGRVKIKVPAKRTPRNKKLSLTLKGARGNNLRNVDLEIPIGLLTCVTGVSGSGKSTLINNTLFPLSATALNGATTLEAAAHDSIKGLEHLDKVVDIDQSPIGRTPRSNPATYTGLFTPIRELFAGVPESRSRGYGPGRFSFNVKGGRCEACQGDGLIKVEMHFLPDIYVPCDVCKSKRYNRETLEIKYKGKNIHETLEMTIEEARVFFDAVPALARKLQTLMDVGLSYIKLGQSATTLSGGEAQRVKLSRELSKRDTGKTLYILDEPTTGLHFADIQQLLDVLHRLRDHGNTVVVIEHNLDVIKTADWLVDLGPEGGSKGGQIIAVGTPEQVAEMKQSYTGYYLKPLLERDRD, encoded by the coding sequence TTGGACAAGATCCTGATTCGTGGGGCCCGTACCCACAACCTGAAGAATATCGACCTGACCCTGCCACGGGACAAGCTGATCGTCATCACCGGCCTGTCCGGATCCGGCAAATCATCCCTGGCCTTCGACACGTTGTACGCTGAAGGCCAGCGACGCTATGTCGAATCGCTGTCGGCCTATGCCCGGCAGTTCCTGTCGATGATGGAAAAACCCGACGTCGACACCATCGAAGGCCTGTCGCCGGCAATCTCCATCGAACAGAAGTCGACCTCCCATAACCCGCGGTCGACGGTCGGCACCATCACCGAGATCTACGACTACCTGCGCCTGCTGTATGCGCGGGTCGGCATTCCTCGCTGCCCCGACCACGACATTCCCCTGGAAGCCCAGACCGTCAGCCAGATGGTCGACCTGGTGCTGGCCCAGCCCGAAGGCAGCAAGCTGATGCTGCTGGCCCCGGTGGTTCGCGAGCGCAAGGGCGAACACCTGATGGTGTTCGAAGAACTGCGCGCCCAAGGCTTCGTGCGGGCCCGGGTCAACGGCAAGCTGTGCGAGCTGGACGAACTGCCGAAGCTGGATAAACAGAAGAAGCACTCGATCGATGTGGTGGTCGACCGCTTCAAGGTCCGCGCCGACTTGCAGCAGCGGTTGGCCGAGTCCTTCGAGACCGCCCTGAAACTGGCCGACGGCATCGCCCTGGTCGCACCGATGGACGACGAGCCCGGCGAGGAGATCATTTTCTCCGCACGTTTCGCCTGCCCGATCTGCGGCCATGCCATCAGCGAGCTGGAACCCAAGCTGTTCTCCTTCAACAACCCGGCGGGCGCCTGCCCGACGTGCGACGGCCTGGGGGTCAAGCAGTTCTTCGACACCAAGCGCCTGGTCAATGGCGAGCTGACCCTGGCCGAAGGGGCGATTCGCGGCTGGGACCGGCGCAACGTCTATTACTTCCAGATGCTCGGCTCGCTGGCGGCCCATTACAAGTTCAGCCTGGACAAGCCGTTCAACGAGTTGCCCGCCGACCAGCAGAAATCCATCCTGCACGGCAGTGGCTCGCAGAATGTCGACTTCAAATACCTCAACGACCGTGGCGACATCGTCAAGCGTTCCCACCCGTTCGAAGGCATCGTGCCGAACCTGGAGCGACGCTACCGCGAGACCGAATCGGCCAGCGTGCGCGAAGAACTGGCCAAGTTCCTCAGCACCCAGCCCTGCCCCGATTGCCGTGGCACCCGTCTGCGTCGCGAAGCGCGGCATGTGTGGGTCGGCGAGAAGACGCTGCCGGCGGTGACCAACCTGCCGATTGGCGACGCCACCGATTACTTCGGCGGCTTGAAGCTCACCGGTCGTCGTGGCGAAATAGCCGACAAGATCCTCAAGGAAATCCGCGAGCGCCTGCAGTTCCTGGTGAACGTCGGCCTGGACTACCTGACCCTCGATCGCAGCGCAGACACCTTGTCTGGCGGCGAAGCCCAGCGTATCCGCCTCGCCAGCCAGATCGGCGCCGGCCTGGTGGGGGTGATGTACATCCTCGACGAACCGTCCATCGGCCTGCACCAGCGGGACAACGACCGGTTGCTCGGGACCCTGAAGCACCTGCGGGACATCGGCAACACGGTGATCGTGGTCGAGCACGACGAGGACGCCATCCGCCTGGCGGACTACGTGGTGGACATCGGCCCGGGCGCGGGCGTCCATGGCGGGCATATCGTTGCCCAGGGCACGGCTGCCGAAGTCATGGCGCACCCTGACTCGCTGACGGGCAAATACCTGTCGGGCCGAGTCAAGATCAAGGTCCCGGCCAAACGCACGCCGCGCAACAAGAAGCTGTCGCTGACCCTCAAGGGCGCCCGTGGCAACAACCTGCGCAACGTCGACCTGGAAATCCCGATCGGCCTGCTGACCTGCGTGACCGGCGTGTCCGGCTCCGGCAAGTCGACGCTGATCAACAACACCCTGTTTCCCCTCAGCGCCACGGCCCTGAACGGCGCCACCACCCTCGAAGCTGCCGCCCACGACAGCATCAAGGGCCTGGAGCACCTGGACAAGGTGGTCGACATCGACCAGAGCCCAATTGGTCGTACGCCGCGCTCCAACCCGGCGACCTATACCGGGTTGTTCACACCGATCCGCGAACTGTTCGCCGGCGTGCCGGAGTCCCGCTCCCGAGGCTACGGCCCAGGGCGCTTCTCGTTCAACGTCAAGGGCGGGCGCTGCGAGGCCTGCCAGGGCGATGGCCTGATCAAGGTGGAAATGCACTTCCTGCCCGACATCTACGTGCCGTGCGATGTGTGCAAGAGCAAGCGCTACAACCGCGAGACCCTGGAGATCAAATACAAGGGCAAGAACATCCACGAAACCCTGGAGATGACCATCGAAGAAGCCCGGGTGTTCTTCGATGCGGTGCCGGCCCTGGCGCGCAAGCTCCAGACGCTGATGGATGTCGGCCTGTCGTACATCAAGCTGGGGCAGTCGGCAACGACCCTGTCCGGCGGTGAAGCCCAGCGGGTCAAGTTGTCCCGCGAGCTGTCCAAGCGCGACACCGGCAAGACCCTGTATATCCTCGACGAGCCGACCACCGGCCTGCACTTCGCCGATATCCAGCAATTGCTCGACGTGCTGCATCGCCTTCGCGATCACGGCAACACCGTGGTGGTGATCGAACACAACCTGGACGTGATCAAGACGGCTGACTGGCTGGTGGACCTGGGGCCGGAAGGCGGTTCCAAGGGCGGCCAGATCATTGCCGTGGGCACGCCTGAACAAGTGGCCGAAATGAAGCAGTCCTACACCGGTTACTACCTCAAGCCGTTGCTGGAGCGTGATCGGGACTGA
- a CDS encoding MFS transporter: MQDPHSERMSRGETRAASGLALVFAFRMLGMFMVLPVLATYGMDLAGATPALIGLAIGAYGLTQAIFQIPFGIISDRIGRRPVIYLGLIVFALGSVLAANADSIWGVIAGRILQGAGAISAAVMALLSDLTREQHRTKAMAMIGMTIGLSFAVAMVVGPLLTRAFGLSGLFLATGAMALVGILIVAFMVPRATGPLQHRESGVARQALIPTLKHPDLLRLDLGIFVLHAMLMSSFVALPLALVEKAGLPKEQHWWVYLTALLISFFAMIPFIIYGEKRRKMKRVLLGAVVTLMLTELFFWQFGDSLRALVIGTVVFFTAFNLLEASLPSLISKVSPAGGKGTAMGVYSTSQFLGSALGGILGGWLFQHGGLSVVFLGCAALAALWLAFAVTMREPPYVTSLRLPLSPEAIREAGLTERLKAVVGVTDAVVVADEAAVYIKLDTELLDRATLERLVNNPAPTTCEA, encoded by the coding sequence ATGCAAGATCCCCACAGCGAACGCATGAGTCGTGGCGAGACACGCGCAGCAAGCGGTCTGGCCCTGGTGTTCGCCTTCCGTATGCTGGGCATGTTCATGGTGTTGCCGGTGCTGGCGACCTATGGCATGGACCTGGCAGGCGCCACCCCGGCCCTCATCGGCCTGGCGATTGGCGCTTATGGCCTGACCCAGGCGATCTTCCAGATCCCGTTCGGGATCATTTCCGACCGAATCGGCCGGCGTCCGGTTATCTACCTGGGGCTGATCGTCTTCGCCCTCGGCAGCGTGCTGGCGGCCAATGCCGACTCGATCTGGGGCGTGATCGCCGGACGCATCCTGCAGGGGGCCGGGGCCATTTCCGCGGCCGTCATGGCGCTGCTGTCGGACCTGACCCGCGAACAGCATCGGACCAAGGCCATGGCCATGATCGGCATGACCATCGGTCTGTCGTTCGCCGTGGCCATGGTGGTCGGTCCCTTGCTGACCCGGGCCTTTGGTTTGTCGGGCCTGTTCCTGGCGACCGGTGCCATGGCACTGGTGGGGATCCTGATCGTGGCGTTCATGGTGCCGCGCGCCACCGGGCCGTTGCAGCACCGGGAATCCGGGGTGGCGCGCCAGGCATTGATCCCGACGCTCAAGCACCCGGACCTGCTGCGCCTGGACCTGGGTATTTTCGTGCTCCACGCCATGCTGATGTCCAGCTTCGTGGCCTTGCCGCTGGCCCTGGTCGAGAAGGCCGGCCTGCCCAAGGAACAGCACTGGTGGGTTTACCTGACCGCGTTGCTGATATCGTTCTTCGCCATGATCCCGTTCATCATCTATGGCGAGAAACGACGCAAAATGAAACGAGTTTTGCTCGGCGCCGTCGTGACGCTGATGCTCACTGAGCTATTCTTCTGGCAGTTCGGCGATAGCTTGCGGGCCCTGGTGATCGGCACGGTGGTGTTCTTCACCGCGTTCAATCTGCTGGAAGCCTCGCTGCCGTCGCTGATCAGCAAGGTTTCGCCGGCGGGCGGCAAGGGCACGGCGATGGGGGTCTACTCCACCAGCCAGTTCCTGGGCTCGGCGTTGGGCGGGATCCTCGGCGGCTGGCTGTTCCAGCATGGCGGTTTGTCGGTTGTGTTCCTGGGATGCGCCGCGCTGGCTGCACTTTGGTTAGCCTTTGCTGTTACCATGCGCGAACCTCCCTATGTGACGAGCCTGCGCTTGCCCTTATCGCCCGAGGCGATTCGTGAGGCTGGCCTGACCGAGCGTCTGAAGGCCGTCGTTGGAGTAACCGATGCAGTGGTGGTCGCCGACGAGGCGGCCGTGTATATCAAACTCGACACCGAATTATTGGATCGCGCGACGCTCGAGCGCCTGGTGAACAACCCGGCCCCGACCACGTGCGAAGCCTAG
- a CDS encoding single-stranded DNA-binding protein, producing the protein MARGVNKVILVGTCGQDPEVRYLPNGNAVTNLSLATSEQWTDKQTGQKVEKTEWHRVSMFGKVAEIAGEYLRKGSQVYIEGKLQTREWEKDGIKRYTTEIVVDMQGTMQLLGGRPQGDQQQGGNNYQQSAPAPRQQAPRPQSAPQPQRERPAPQQAAPQPAPDFDSFDDDIPF; encoded by the coding sequence ATGGCCCGTGGGGTTAACAAAGTCATATTGGTCGGTACTTGCGGCCAGGATCCCGAAGTTCGCTACCTGCCGAACGGCAACGCCGTGACCAACCTGAGTCTGGCGACCAGCGAACAGTGGACCGACAAGCAGACCGGCCAGAAGGTCGAGAAGACCGAATGGCACCGCGTGTCGATGTTCGGCAAGGTGGCCGAGATTGCCGGCGAATACCTGCGCAAGGGTTCGCAGGTGTACATCGAAGGCAAGCTGCAGACCCGCGAGTGGGAAAAAGACGGCATCAAGCGCTACACCACCGAAATCGTGGTCGACATGCAAGGCACCATGCAATTGCTGGGTGGCCGTCCACAGGGCGACCAGCAACAAGGTGGCAACAACTACCAGCAGTCGGCTCCGGCCCCGCGTCAGCAGGCGCCTCGTCCACAGTCGGCACCACAGCCACAACGTGAGCGTCCGGCCCCACAACAGGCCGCGCCGCAACCGGCTCCGGATTTCGACAGCTTCGATG